TTTGCCTACAGGGAGGATATTCCGGTTACACCAAGGGGCCAGGGAAGTGGATTATCCGGAGGTTCTGTCCCCATTGAAAAAGGTATTGTCCTCGTTTTAGACCGAATGCGGAAAATGTTGGATTTTGATCCCGAAAATCGTCTTATTACAGTTGAAGCAGGCATGACAACCAGTGATATTGACCCTATAGTCGCCTCTGCAGATCTTTTTTACCCACCAGATCCCGGAAGTGTTACGTTTTCGACCATAGGAGGAAATATTGCTGAAAATGCCGGAGGCCTTCGCGGGTTAAAATACGGTGTCACTAAAGATTATGTAAAAATGCTGAAAGTAGTCCTGCCAAAAGGCGATATTGTCACCATCGGCAGCAAATGCGTCAAGCATGTGGCAGGCTTCAACCTTGAACCAATTTTTGTCGGTAGTGAAGGATTACTTGGAATCATAACTGAAGTGACCCTTGCCCTTCTCCCTATCCCCAAGCACCGGGAATCCGCCCTGGTGGTGTTTAATACCTTGAACGATGCAGCTCAATGTGTCTCAGACATAATTGCTTACGGTGTTACCCCCTCCACCATGGAATTCATGGACAAAACCACCATTAATGCTGTCCAGAATTTCAAAGACTGTAACCTGCCACGGGATGCCGAAGCAGTATTGCTCATAGAAACTGATGGCGAAAAAAATTCGGCGATTGGAGAAATGAAAAACATCAAGAAGGCAGCCGAAAAAAACAGCTTCAGGAGTTTTTCCCTTGCCGGAAATACGAAAGAGAGAGATCTCCTCTTTGAAGGGCGCCGAATCGCCCTCAATGCTTTGGCCAATGTAAAACCCAACCTCATTCTGGAAGATGCAACCGTTGTCCGGTCAAAACTGCCTGACATGGTCAGGGGAATCTGCGAGATAGCAACAAAATACAATCTCATGGTCGGTATTTTCGGCCATGCTGGAGATGGTAATCTACATCCGACATTTCTTATTGATAAAAATGACACAGATGAAATGAAGCGAACCGAAAAAGCAGTCAAAGAACTTTTCAGACTGGCTATTGACCTCGAAGGGACAATTTCAGGTGAACATGGCATTGGTTTGGAAAAAAAGCCTTTTCTCGAGGACCAGATCGGCTCTGCTGGAATTCAGTTGTTATGTGACATCAAAAGGACGTTTGATCCAAAAAATCTCCTGAACCCAGGAAAAATGTTTGATTTTCCAAATTCAACTTCCAATTAATAATCCCGGGGAATAAATAATGATGGTTCAGAGACAGCGGGAACAGGCAGAAACCCATCTCCTCCGTGCGGCTCAGGAATTCCAGAAGTGCATGCAGTGTGGAAAATGCAGAAGTGTCTGTCCGGTCTTCAAGGAAATTGGCAATGAACTCTACGTCGCCAGGGGCAAAAACAAACTTGCCGAAAAAATAGTCTCCGGAGATCTGCAGATTACCTCGAGAGTCAAAGACGCGATCAATGAATGCCTCAACTGCAAGACCTGTTCGGCAAACTGCCCGGCAGGAGTCAGTCCCGAGCACGTCGTTCTCCGCCTTCGCTGGTATATTACTACCCGCGAAGGACTGGGTCTGTTCAAGGCACTGGTCTTTCGTCAACTTCTCTGGAGAAAATGGCCGATTATCGCTGGAGCCGTTTTCATCGGTTTTGTGCAGAGGATTCTACTTGATATCGGTCCCCAAAATCCTGTTCGGCACCTGTTCCCCCTGTTCGGCTTTTCAAAACGCCGCAACTTTCCAAGGTTAGCTCTTCGTCCCGCCCAAAGTCTTTACCCGGAAGTCATTCCATCGAAAAAGGGTACACCTGTTAAACGAATAGGATATTTTACAGGATGTGCCGGTAACCTCATTTATACAAATGTAGTGAAATCTGTTGTCGATATACTTACCGGTTACGGCTATGATGTAGTCATTCCCAAGGACCAGAAGTGCAGTGGAACCCCGGTCCTTGCCAATGGCGATTACGAGGGAGCCGCTAACCTTATGGAACACAATTTCAATCTCTTCAGACGCTATGACCTGGACGCCATAGTAGTTTCCTGCTCATCCTGCGGGCTGGCCCTGAAAAAAGAAATAAAGCTTTTTATTGACAATTGTGACGAATTAAGGGAATTCTGCGACAAAATCTACGATATCAACGAATTTCTGGAAAAGGAAGTACAGTTCGGCCCGAATGATCTTGGCAGGTTGCCCTACAGGGTAACATATCATGATCCCTGCCATTTGAACCGGGGGCAGGATGTCAGAAAAGAACCCAGATCCCTGCTCATGAAAATCCCCGGATTGATATTCAAGGAAATGCAAGATGCTGCAGTCTGCTGCGGCAGTGCCGGAAGCTACTGTCTGACCCATTATGAAACAGCAATACAAATCAACAACCATAAAATCAAAAATATTCAAAAAGAGTATGTCGAGTATGTCGCCACTGCCTGCCCCACATGTATCATGCATATCCAGGATAATCTCCTCCAGCACCATTCAGGAGAAAAAGCCCGTTTTGTCGTGGAAATTCTCGCAGATTCTCTCAGGAAGGCCGGTACAATCTGAAGTTGTTTTCAGCAATCCTTAATCGGACCGGGCTCCCACAGACAATCACATGATTGGCAGGAATTCAGGAACTGGAGTAGCTTTTTTCAATGGATTTTACCACCTCACCAGCCGGCAAGGATGCTCCCCTCGAAAAGACCATAAAAAGAATTACCGATACACTTAACCAATTCGACTTTCTCCCAGAAACGGCGCACTGGCTCAACCCGGCCCCCGCTGCTGGTCAGTCCATCTGCGCCTGAAAAATGCACCTTTTCTCTATACCAATGGTAAGGGGATTTCCAGACAGGCAGCCCTGGCCAGCGGGCTTGGTGAATTTGTGGAAAGACTGGCAACAGGCTTCTTTTTCGAGAATTATTTTCTTGAAGGCATGATTAATAACAGTCAATATCTCCATTTTCCTGATGAAATATGGCTACCATCCTTCAGCAGAAAAGATGAGCAGCTGCTCACGAAAAAATTACTGAATTATTATGATCCAAATGGAGATTTAGAGGAACAGCATCTCCTGGAACAGAACACAACTGATTCCGGAAAAGGTATCTGCTGTCTGCCGTTTATTAACCTGGAAAAGAAGGAAACCGTCAATTTTCCTGTTGCCCTGCTCTACAATCTCTATGTCAGTAACGGTATGG
The DNA window shown above is from Desulfomarina profundi and carries:
- a CDS encoding FAD-binding oxidoreductase; amino-acid sequence: MKKSHLEELSTIFENDGILHQQEDMIAYSYDASHIEKTPEAVVFATSTDQICKLMQFAYREDIPVTPRGQGSGLSGGSVPIEKGIVLVLDRMRKMLDFDPENRLITVEAGMTTSDIDPIVASADLFYPPDPGSVTFSTIGGNIAENAGGLRGLKYGVTKDYVKMLKVVLPKGDIVTIGSKCVKHVAGFNLEPIFVGSEGLLGIITEVTLALLPIPKHRESALVVFNTLNDAAQCVSDIIAYGVTPSTMEFMDKTTINAVQNFKDCNLPRDAEAVLLIETDGEKNSAIGEMKNIKKAAEKNSFRSFSLAGNTKERDLLFEGRRIALNALANVKPNLILEDATVVRSKLPDMVRGICEIATKYNLMVGIFGHAGDGNLHPTFLIDKNDTDEMKRTEKAVKELFRLAIDLEGTISGEHGIGLEKKPFLEDQIGSAGIQLLCDIKRTFDPKNLLNPGKMFDFPNSTSN
- a CDS encoding (Fe-S)-binding protein, with protein sequence MMVQRQREQAETHLLRAAQEFQKCMQCGKCRSVCPVFKEIGNELYVARGKNKLAEKIVSGDLQITSRVKDAINECLNCKTCSANCPAGVSPEHVVLRLRWYITTREGLGLFKALVFRQLLWRKWPIIAGAVFIGFVQRILLDIGPQNPVRHLFPLFGFSKRRNFPRLALRPAQSLYPEVIPSKKGTPVKRIGYFTGCAGNLIYTNVVKSVVDILTGYGYDVVIPKDQKCSGTPVLANGDYEGAANLMEHNFNLFRRYDLDAIVVSCSSCGLALKKEIKLFIDNCDELREFCDKIYDINEFLEKEVQFGPNDLGRLPYRVTYHDPCHLNRGQDVRKEPRSLLMKIPGLIFKEMQDAAVCCGSAGSYCLTHYETAIQINNHKIKNIQKEYVEYVATACPTCIMHIQDNLLQHHSGEKARFVVEILADSLRKAGTI